The following proteins are encoded in a genomic region of Pseudomonas sp. Os17:
- a CDS encoding DNA-directed RNA polymerase subunit alpha, producing the protein MQISVNEFLTPRHIDVQVVSPTRAKITLEPLERGFGHTLGNALRRILLSSMPGCAVVEAEIDGVLHEYSAIEGVQEDVIEILLNLKGLAIKLHGRDEVTLTLSKKGSGVVTAADIQLDHDVEIVNPDHVIANLASNGALNMKLVVARGRGYEPADSRQSDEDESRSIGRLQLDSSFSPVRRIAYVVENARVEQRTNLDKLVIDLETNGTLDPEEAIRRAATILQQQLAAFVDLKGDSEPVVVEQEDEIDPILLRPVDDLELTVRSANCLKAENIYYIGDLIQRTEVELLKTPNLGKKSLTEIKDVLASRGLSLGMRLDNWPPASLKKDDKATA; encoded by the coding sequence ATGCAGATTTCGGTAAATGAGTTCCTGACACCCCGCCACATTGATGTGCAGGTTGTCAGTCCAACCCGCGCCAAGATCACTCTCGAGCCTCTCGAGCGTGGCTTTGGCCACACCCTGGGCAACGCGCTGCGCCGCATCCTGTTGTCCTCAATGCCCGGCTGTGCAGTAGTCGAGGCCGAGATTGACGGTGTGCTCCACGAGTACAGCGCCATCGAAGGTGTACAGGAAGACGTAATTGAAATCCTGTTGAACCTTAAAGGTCTGGCTATCAAGCTGCACGGCCGTGACGAAGTTACGCTGACCTTGTCGAAGAAGGGTTCGGGGGTGGTTACCGCTGCCGATATTCAGCTGGATCATGATGTCGAGATCGTTAACCCCGATCACGTAATCGCTAACCTGGCGTCTAACGGCGCCCTGAACATGAAGCTCGTAGTAGCTCGTGGTCGTGGTTATGAACCGGCCGACTCGCGTCAGAGCGATGAAGACGAAAGCCGCAGCATTGGTCGCTTGCAGCTCGACTCTTCGTTCAGCCCGGTTCGCCGCATCGCATACGTGGTGGAAAACGCCCGTGTCGAGCAGCGTACTAACCTGGACAAGCTGGTTATTGATCTGGAAACCAACGGTACTCTGGATCCTGAAGAGGCTATCCGTCGTGCTGCAACCATCCTGCAACAGCAGTTGGCTGCGTTCGTCGACCTCAAAGGTGACAGTGAGCCAGTGGTAGTCGAGCAGGAAGACGAGATCGATCCGATCCTGCTTCGCCCGGTTGACGATCTGGAACTGACTGTACGTTCGGCTAACTGCCTTAAGGCGGAAAACATTTACTACATCGGCGACCTGATTCAGCGTACCGAAGTAGAACTGTTGAAGACTCCGAACCTGGGTAAGAAATCCTTGACCGAAATCAAGGACGTTCTGGCCTCCCGCGGTCTGTCCCTCGGCATGCGCCTCGACAACTGGCCGCCTGCAAGTCTTAAGAAGGACGACAAGGCGACTGCCTGA
- the uvrA gene encoding excinuclease ABC subunit UvrA — MDKILIRGARTHNLKNIDLTLPRDKLIVITGLSGSGKSSLAFDTLYAEGQRRYVESLSAYARQFLSMMEKPDVDTIEGLSPAISIEQKSTSHNPRSTVGTITEIYDYLRLLYARVGTPRCPDHDIPLEAQTVSQMVDLVLAQPEGSKLMLLAPVIRERKGEHLSVFEELRAQGFVRARVNGKLFELDELPKLDKQKKHSIDVVVDRFKVRGDLQQRLAESFETALKLADGIALVAPMDDEPGEEMIFSARFACPICGHAISELEPKLFSFNNPAGACPTCDGLGVKQFFDIKRLVNGELTLAEGAIRGWDRRNVYYFQMLGSLAAHYGFSLEVPFNQLPADQQKVILQGSGTQNVDFKYLNDRGDIVKRSHPFEGIVPNLERRYRETESATVREELAKFLSTQPCPDCRGTRLRREARHVWVGEKTLPAVTSLPIGDATDYFGTLKLTGRRGEIADKILKEIRERLQFLVNVGLDYLTLDRSADTLSGGEAQRIRLASQIGAGLVGVMYILDEPSIGLHQRDNDRLLGTLKHLRDIGNTVIVVEHDEDAIRLADYVVDIGPGAGVHGGRIVAEGTAAEVMAHPDSLTGKYLSGRVKIVVPAKRTPRNKKLSLTLKGARGNNLRNVDLEIPIGLLTCVTGVSGSGKSTLINNTLFPLSATALNGATTLEAAPHDSINGLQHLDKVVDIDQSPIGRTPRSNPATYTGLFTPIRELFSGVPESRSRGYGPGRFSFNVKGGRCEACQGDGLIKVEMHFLPDIYVPCDVCKSKRYNRETLEIKYKGKNIHEVLEMTIEEAREFFDPVPALARKLQTLMDVGLSYIKLGQSATTLSGGEAQRVKLSRELSKRDTGKTLYILDEPTTGLHFADIQQLLDVLHRLRDHGNTVVVIEHNLDVIKTADWLVDLGPEGGSKGGQIIAVGTPEQVAEMPQSHTGHYLKPLLTRDRA; from the coding sequence TTGGACAAGATTCTGATTCGTGGGGCCCGCACCCACAACCTGAAGAACATCGACCTGACCCTGCCGCGGGACAAGTTGATCGTCATCACCGGGCTGTCTGGGTCCGGCAAGTCGTCCCTGGCTTTCGACACTTTGTATGCCGAAGGCCAGCGCCGCTATGTCGAGTCGCTGTCGGCCTATGCCCGACAGTTCCTGTCGATGATGGAAAAGCCCGATGTGGACACCATCGAAGGTCTGTCGCCGGCGATTTCCATCGAGCAGAAATCCACCTCCCACAACCCGCGCTCCACTGTCGGCACCATCACCGAAATCTACGACTACCTGCGCCTGCTCTATGCCCGCGTCGGTACTCCGCGCTGCCCCGATCACGACATCCCGCTGGAAGCCCAGACCGTCAGCCAGATGGTCGATCTGGTGCTGGCCCAGCCCGAAGGCAGCAAGCTGATGCTGTTGGCCCCGGTGATTCGCGAGCGCAAGGGTGAACACCTGTCGGTCTTCGAAGAGCTGCGAGCCCAGGGTTTTGTCCGCGCGCGGGTCAACGGCAAGCTGTTCGAGCTGGACGAGTTGCCGAAGCTGGATAAACAGAAGAAGCATTCCATCGATGTGGTGGTCGACCGCTTCAAGGTGCGTGGCGATCTGCAGCAACGCCTGGCGGAATCCTTTGAGACCGCACTGAAGCTGGCTGACGGCATTGCCCTGGTGGCGCCGATGGACGACGAGCCGGGGGAAGAAATGATCTTCTCCGCACGCTTTGCCTGTCCGATCTGCGGCCATGCCATCAGCGAGCTGGAACCCAAGCTGTTCTCCTTCAACAACCCGGCCGGCGCCTGCCCGACCTGCGATGGCCTGGGGGTCAAGCAGTTCTTCGACATCAAGCGTCTGGTCAATGGCGAACTGACCCTGGCCGAAGGCGCGATTCGCGGCTGGGACCGGCGCAACGTCTATTACTTCCAGATGCTCGGCTCGCTGGCTGCGCATTACGGGTTCAGCCTGGAGGTGCCGTTCAACCAGCTGCCGGCGGACCAGCAGAAAGTCATCCTGCAGGGCAGCGGTACGCAGAATGTCGACTTCAAGTACCTCAACGACCGCGGCGATATCGTCAAGCGCTCCCACCCGTTCGAGGGGATAGTGCCGAACCTGGAGCGACGCTACCGGGAAACCGAGTCGGCCACGGTGCGTGAGGAACTGGCCAAGTTCCTCAGCACCCAGCCCTGCCCGGACTGCCGCGGCACGCGCCTGCGCCGCGAGGCCCGTCATGTCTGGGTCGGCGAGAAAACCCTGCCGGCGGTCACCAGCCTGCCCATCGGCGATGCCACCGACTACTTCGGTACCTTGAAGCTCACCGGGCGACGCGGCGAAATCGCCGACAAGATCCTCAAGGAGATCCGCGAGCGCCTGCAGTTCCTGGTGAACGTGGGGCTCGACTATCTGACCCTGGATCGCAGCGCCGATACCTTATCCGGCGGCGAGGCCCAGCGTATCCGCCTGGCCAGCCAGATCGGTGCCGGCCTGGTGGGGGTGATGTACATCCTCGACGAGCCATCCATTGGGCTGCACCAGCGGGACAATGACCGACTGCTGGGCACCCTGAAGCACCTGCGGGATATCGGCAACACGGTCATCGTGGTCGAGCATGATGAAGACGCGATCCGCCTGGCCGACTACGTGGTGGACATCGGCCCGGGCGCCGGTGTGCATGGAGGCCGAATCGTTGCCGAAGGTACTGCGGCAGAAGTCATGGCGCACCCGGACTCCCTGACCGGCAAGTACCTGTCCGGCCGGGTGAAGATCGTGGTGCCGGCCAAGCGCACGCCGCGCAACAAGAAGCTTTCCCTGACCCTCAAGGGCGCGCGCGGCAACAACCTGCGCAATGTCGACCTGGAAATTCCGATTGGTCTGCTGACCTGCGTTACCGGGGTATCCGGCTCGGGCAAATCGACGCTGATCAACAACACCCTGTTCCCCCTGAGCGCCACAGCGCTCAACGGTGCCACCACTCTGGAAGCGGCACCGCACGACAGCATCAACGGCCTGCAGCACCTGGATAAGGTGGTGGACATCGATCAAAGCCCGATCGGTCGTACTCCGCGCTCCAACCCGGCGACTTACACCGGGCTGTTCACCCCGATTCGCGAGTTGTTTTCCGGCGTTCCGGAGTCCCGTTCCCGGGGCTATGGCCCTGGCCGCTTCTCCTTCAACGTCAAGGGTGGCCGCTGCGAGGCCTGTCAGGGTGATGGTCTGATCAAGGTGGAGATGCACTTCCTGCCGGACATCTACGTGCCCTGCGACGTGTGCAAGAGCAAGCGTTACAACCGCGAGACGCTGGAGATCAAGTACAAGGGCAAGAACATCCACGAAGTGCTGGAAATGACCATCGAAGAAGCGCGTGAATTCTTCGATCCGGTTCCGGCCCTGGCGCGCAAACTGCAAACACTGATGGATGTGGGCCTGTCCTACATCAAGCTTGGCCAGTCGGCGACCACCTTGTCCGGCGGCGAAGCCCAGCGGGTCAAGCTGTCCCGTGAGCTGTCCAAGCGCGACACCGGCAAAACCCTGTATATCCTCGACGAGCCGACCACTGGCCTGCACTTCGCGGATATCCAGCAACTGCTGGACGTGTTGCACCGCCTGCGCGATCACGGCAACACCGTGGTGGTGATCGAACACAACCTGGATGTGATCAAGACCGCCGACTGGCTGGTGGACCTGGGGCCGGAAGGCGGCTCCAAAGGCGGCCAGATCATCGCCGTCGGTACCCCGGAGCAGGTTGCGGAAATGCCCCAATCCCACACCGGGCATTACCTCAAGCCGTTGCTGACTCGCGACCGCGCCTGA
- a CDS encoding alkaline phosphatase family protein: MPSETLRQPLLLINVVGLTPSLLGPATPRINALLQRARMARLQPVFPAVTSTVQASILTGLPPSEHGIVGNGWYWRDQAEVRFWLQPNGLIQGEKIWQSLQRQIPDLRCSQLFWWFNMHAQVNAAITPRPHYPADGRKVFGLYSSPPGLHERIEQQIGEFPFPGFWGPAAGIASSRWIVDCAIAEFQINRPHLQLIYLPHLDYSLQRLGPEHPSISDEVRAIDHEVGRLLDFARQQGAAVMLVSEYGIEAVQQSISINRVLREQGLLQVRRSLSWELLDPGASAAFAVADHQIAHIYVREPKDIARVKALLQRQPGIEQVLDKTEQRAWQLDHPRSGELVAVAAAGFWFDYYYWFDDRLAPDFARTVDIHRKPGYDPLELFIDPAIRFPKLRVARRLLQKKLGFRYYMDLIPLDTSLIRGSHGRLPSTPEVGPLLITDCDLPLPDHLPATAVKHLLLEHFLGRPNDDTAQAKEIPCGEPSL; encoded by the coding sequence ATGCCCTCTGAAACCCTGCGCCAGCCCTTGCTGCTGATCAATGTGGTGGGCCTGACGCCGAGCCTGCTGGGCCCGGCCACGCCGCGCATCAACGCCCTGTTGCAACGGGCGCGGATGGCCAGACTGCAACCGGTGTTCCCGGCCGTGACCTCGACGGTGCAGGCCTCGATCCTCACCGGCTTGCCGCCCTCGGAACACGGCATCGTCGGCAACGGCTGGTACTGGCGCGATCAGGCCGAAGTGCGTTTCTGGCTGCAGCCCAACGGGCTGATTCAGGGCGAGAAGATCTGGCAGAGCCTGCAGCGGCAGATCCCTGACCTGCGCTGCAGCCAGCTGTTCTGGTGGTTCAACATGCATGCCCAGGTGAACGCGGCCATCACTCCGCGGCCACATTACCCGGCTGACGGGCGCAAAGTGTTCGGCCTCTATTCGTCACCGCCCGGACTGCACGAGCGCATTGAACAGCAGATCGGCGAGTTTCCCTTTCCCGGCTTCTGGGGCCCGGCGGCGGGGATTGCTTCCAGCCGCTGGATCGTCGACTGCGCCATCGCCGAGTTCCAGATCAACCGGCCGCACCTGCAGCTGATCTACCTGCCGCACCTGGACTACAGCCTGCAGCGCCTGGGCCCGGAGCATCCGTCCATCAGCGATGAAGTGCGGGCCATCGACCACGAAGTCGGACGCCTGCTGGATTTTGCCCGGCAGCAGGGCGCGGCAGTGATGCTGGTGTCCGAATACGGCATCGAAGCGGTACAGCAGTCGATCTCCATCAACCGCGTGCTGCGTGAACAGGGCCTGTTGCAGGTGCGTCGCTCCCTGAGCTGGGAGTTGCTCGATCCCGGCGCCAGCGCCGCCTTTGCCGTGGCCGATCACCAGATCGCCCACATCTATGTGCGCGAGCCCAAGGACATCGCCCGGGTCAAGGCGCTGTTGCAGCGCCAGCCCGGCATCGAACAGGTGCTGGACAAGACCGAGCAGCGGGCCTGGCAGCTGGATCACCCGCGCAGCGGCGAGCTGGTGGCGGTGGCCGCCGCGGGCTTCTGGTTCGATTACTACTACTGGTTCGACGATCGCCTGGCCCCGGACTTCGCCCGCACCGTGGATATCCACCGCAAGCCGGGCTACGACCCGCTGGAGTTGTTCATCGACCCGGCGATCCGCTTTCCCAAGCTACGGGTAGCGCGGCGCCTGCTGCAGAAGAAGCTCGGCTTTCGCTACTACATGGACCTGATTCCACTGGACACCTCACTGATTCGCGGCAGCCACGGACGCTTGCCGAGCACCCCCGAGGTGGGCCCCCTGCTGATCACCGACTGCGATTTACCACTGCCGGACCACCTGCCGGCCACCGCGGTAAAGCACCTGCTCCTAGAGCATTTCCTAGGGCGCCCCAATGACGATACGGCTCAGGCCAAGGAGATTCCATGCGGCGAACCATCCCTATAG
- the eboE gene encoding metabolite traffic protein EboE has product MSARAGWSAAQVGYCSNVHPARSVADLQASIQQHFQGVRRQRGLAVQDSGLWISAQAAGELQQPAAREAFLGLLHDCGLRLTSLNGFPYGQFHQGAVKAEVYRPTWAEPQRLEYSLQLAELLAAALPLDCPQGVISSVPLGYAAQWDAAQQQQAEAQLLQLTAGLASLHRRSGKKILLCLEMEPDCVLENTDQAIAFFQRWKTCDPHHQYLALCFDVCHQAVVFEDCYQSLQRLLQARIPVGKIQLSNALICHLPEGDPQRRQQVLQALGSFVEATYLHQVKARDRAGQLLAWADLPKALQAAQPQQGHCPELRIHFHVPLFSQQFLLPELHGSQQALMRTFDFLAAHPQFQPVLEVETYSWNVLPGALRPDTEQALLHGIAAELQWVEEQLRQRHLLHGQASLMETPTHAL; this is encoded by the coding sequence ATGAGCGCCCGGGCCGGTTGGAGCGCCGCGCAGGTCGGCTACTGCAGCAACGTGCACCCGGCCCGGAGCGTGGCCGATCTGCAGGCGTCGATCCAGCAGCACTTCCAGGGCGTGCGCCGCCAGCGCGGGCTGGCGGTGCAGGACAGCGGCCTGTGGATCAGCGCCCAGGCGGCCGGCGAATTGCAACAGCCCGCAGCGCGCGAGGCGTTCCTCGGCTTGCTCCACGACTGCGGGCTGCGCCTGACCTCCCTCAACGGCTTTCCTTATGGCCAATTCCATCAGGGCGCGGTCAAGGCCGAGGTCTATCGGCCGACCTGGGCCGAGCCGCAGCGCCTGGAATACAGCCTGCAACTGGCGGAACTGCTGGCTGCCGCCCTGCCCCTGGACTGTCCCCAGGGGGTGATTTCCAGCGTGCCCCTGGGTTATGCCGCGCAGTGGGACGCTGCCCAGCAGCAACAGGCCGAGGCTCAGCTGTTGCAGTTGACCGCCGGGCTGGCCAGCCTGCATCGGCGCAGCGGCAAGAAGATCCTCCTGTGCCTGGAAATGGAGCCGGACTGCGTCCTGGAAAACACCGATCAGGCCATCGCCTTCTTTCAACGCTGGAAAACCTGCGACCCACACCATCAGTACCTGGCGCTGTGTTTCGACGTCTGCCACCAGGCGGTGGTCTTCGAAGACTGCTACCAGTCGCTGCAACGCTTGCTGCAGGCGCGCATACCGGTGGGCAAGATCCAGTTGTCCAATGCGCTGATCTGCCACTTGCCCGAGGGCGACCCGCAACGCCGCCAGCAGGTGCTGCAGGCCTTGGGCAGCTTCGTCGAAGCCACCTACCTGCATCAGGTCAAGGCCCGGGACCGCGCGGGGCAACTGCTGGCCTGGGCCGACCTGCCCAAGGCGCTGCAGGCGGCGCAGCCGCAGCAGGGGCACTGCCCGGAGCTGCGGATCCACTTCCATGTGCCCCTGTTCAGCCAGCAGTTCCTGCTGCCGGAGCTCCATGGCAGCCAGCAGGCACTGATGCGCACCTTCGACTTTCTAGCCGCCCACCCACAGTTCCAGCCGGTGCTGGAGGTCGAGACCTACAGCTGGAACGTGCTGCCCGGCGCCTTGCGCCCGGACACCGAGCAGGCCCTGCTCCACGGCATCGCTGCGGAACTGCAATGGGTCGAGGAACAACTGCGCCAACGGCACTTGCTGCACGGGCAAGCGTCGCTCATGGAGACCCCCACCCATGCCCTCTGA
- a CDS encoding catalase produces the protein MSQTKTLTTASGAPVADNQNSRSAGPRGPLLLDDFHLIEKLAHFNRENIPERRVHAKGSGAYGTFTVSRDITQYTSAKLFEAVGKKTPTFLRFSTVGGERGSADTERDPRGFALKFYTEEGNWDIVGNNTPVFFIRDPLKFPDFIHTQKRLPQSNLKSAQMMWDFWSHSPEALHQVTILFSDRGIPDGYRHMHGFGSHTYSLINAKGERHWVKWHYKTKQGIKNLAPTEAARLAGTDPDYAQRDLFNAIERGDFPKWSVCIQIMTEAQAAAHYENPFDVTKTWSQKEFPLIEVGELELNRNPLNYFAEVEQATFGPSNMVPGVGLSPDRMLQGRVFAYADAHRYRVGTNHQQLPVNAPLSPVNSYQRDGSMAFGSNGGAAPNYEPNSYSDAPKQAPRYAEPPLALSGAADRYDHREDTDYYSHAGALFRLMNDEQKALLINNIAGAMTGVTADVVDRQLQHFYKADPAYGEGIAKALGVSLK, from the coding sequence ATGAGCCAGACCAAAACTCTTACAACCGCTAGTGGCGCTCCTGTCGCTGACAACCAGAATTCCCGCTCCGCCGGCCCTCGGGGCCCGCTGCTTCTCGACGATTTTCACCTGATCGAAAAGCTTGCCCATTTCAACCGTGAGAATATTCCTGAGCGTCGTGTGCACGCCAAGGGTTCGGGCGCCTATGGCACTTTCACTGTCTCTCGCGATATCACCCAATACACCAGCGCGAAGCTGTTTGAAGCAGTTGGCAAGAAGACTCCGACCTTCCTGCGTTTCTCCACCGTGGGCGGTGAACGTGGCTCGGCTGATACCGAGCGTGACCCTCGCGGCTTCGCCCTCAAGTTCTACACGGAGGAAGGCAACTGGGACATCGTGGGCAACAACACCCCGGTATTCTTCATTCGCGACCCACTGAAGTTTCCCGACTTTATCCACACCCAGAAACGCCTTCCCCAGAGCAATCTGAAAAGTGCCCAGATGATGTGGGATTTCTGGTCGCACTCGCCTGAGGCATTGCACCAGGTGACCATCCTGTTTTCCGATCGCGGTATTCCAGACGGCTACCGTCATATGCACGGCTTTGGCAGTCACACCTACAGCCTGATCAACGCCAAGGGAGAGCGGCACTGGGTCAAGTGGCACTACAAGACCAAGCAGGGCATCAAGAACCTCGCGCCGACAGAGGCGGCACGCCTGGCCGGTACCGACCCGGATTACGCACAGCGCGACCTGTTCAATGCGATCGAGCGCGGCGATTTTCCGAAGTGGAGCGTGTGCATTCAGATCATGACCGAGGCACAAGCCGCGGCGCACTACGAGAACCCGTTTGATGTGACCAAGACCTGGTCGCAGAAGGAGTTCCCGTTGATTGAGGTGGGTGAGTTGGAGTTGAACCGCAATCCGCTGAACTACTTTGCCGAGGTCGAACAGGCCACCTTTGGCCCAAGCAACATGGTGCCAGGTGTCGGGCTTTCGCCGGATCGTATGCTGCAGGGCCGGGTATTCGCTTACGCCGATGCGCACCGCTACCGCGTGGGCACCAACCACCAGCAGTTGCCGGTGAACGCTCCATTGAGTCCGGTAAACAGCTACCAGCGCGACGGCTCCATGGCGTTCGGAAGCAATGGTGGTGCTGCGCCGAACTACGAGCCCAATAGCTACAGCGATGCCCCGAAGCAGGCTCCACGCTACGCAGAGCCGCCCCTGGCGCTTAGCGGTGCGGCAGACCGCTACGATCATCGTGAAGACACCGACTATTACAGTCATGCAGGGGCTCTGTTCCGCCTCATGAACGATGAGCAGAAGGCTCTGTTGATCAACAACATTGCCGGTGCCATGACCGGGGTAACGGCTGATGTGGTTGATCGTCAGCTGCAACATTTCTACAAGGCTGACCCGGCTTACGGCGAGGGTATCGCCAAAGCTTTGGGCGTATCGCTCAAGTAA
- the rplQ gene encoding 50S ribosomal protein L17 — MRHRKSGRHLSRTSSHRKAMFQNMAVSLFEHELIKTTLPKAKELRRVAEPLITLAKTDSLANRRLAFDRTRSKAIVGKLFNDLGKRYATREGGYLRILKCGFRAGDNAPMAYVELVDRAVGGEAVSAE, encoded by the coding sequence ATGCGTCATCGTAAAAGTGGGCGTCACCTGAGCCGCACCAGCTCGCACCGCAAGGCCATGTTCCAGAACATGGCGGTGTCGCTGTTCGAGCACGAGCTGATCAAAACTACACTGCCGAAAGCTAAAGAACTGCGCCGCGTTGCCGAGCCGCTGATCACTTTGGCCAAGACAGACAGCCTGGCTAACCGCCGTCTGGCTTTCGACCGTACTCGTTCGAAAGCTATCGTTGGTAAGCTCTTCAACGACCTGGGCAAGCGTTACGCTACCCGTGAGGGTGGCTACCTGCGCATCCTCAAGTGCGGTTTCCGCGCTGGCGACAACGCTCCTATGGCGTACGTTGAACTGGTTGATCGTGCTGTCGGCGGTGAAGCTGTATCCGCTGAGTAA
- the bfr gene encoding bacterioferritin translates to MQGHPDVIDYLNTLLTGELAARDQYFIHSRMYEDWGFTKLYERINHEMEEEAQHADALIRRILMLEGTPRMRPDDLDTGTTVPEMLASDLRLEYKVRAALCKGIELCELHQDYVSRDILRIQLADTEEDHTYWLEKQLGLIKSIGLENYLQSQF, encoded by the coding sequence ATGCAAGGTCACCCGGACGTAATCGATTACCTCAACACGTTGCTGACGGGCGAACTGGCAGCACGCGACCAATATTTCATTCATTCGCGGATGTACGAGGACTGGGGCTTCACCAAGCTCTACGAGCGTATCAACCACGAAATGGAAGAAGAGGCGCAACACGCCGATGCCCTGATACGCCGCATTCTGATGCTCGAAGGCACACCGCGCATGCGCCCCGACGATCTCGATACCGGAACCACGGTGCCGGAGATGCTGGCCAGCGACCTGCGTCTGGAATACAAGGTCCGCGCCGCGCTGTGCAAAGGCATCGAGCTGTGCGAGCTGCACCAGGACTATGTCAGCCGCGACATTCTGCGTATCCAGTTGGCAGATACCGAAGAAGATCACACCTACTGGCTGGAGAAGCAGTTGGGCCTGATCAAATCCATCGGTCTGGAAAACTACCTGCAGTCGCAGTTCTGA
- a CDS encoding single-stranded DNA-binding protein yields the protein MARGVNKVILVGTCGQDPEVRYLPNGNAVTNLSLATSEQWTDKQTGQKVERTEWHRVSMFGKVAEIAGEYLRKGSQVYIEGKLQTREWEKDGIKRYTTEIIVDMQGTMQLLGGRPQGDQQGQGGMSNSAPRPQQSRPAPQPQRESRPAPQQAAPQPAPDFDSFDDDIPF from the coding sequence ATGGCCCGTGGGGTTAACAAAGTCATATTGGTCGGCACTTGCGGCCAGGATCCCGAAGTTCGCTACCTGCCCAACGGTAACGCCGTGACCAACCTGAGTCTGGCCACCAGCGAGCAGTGGACCGACAAGCAGACCGGTCAGAAGGTCGAGCGCACCGAATGGCACCGTGTGTCGATGTTCGGCAAGGTGGCCGAGATCGCCGGCGAGTACCTGCGCAAAGGTTCGCAGGTCTACATCGAAGGCAAGCTGCAGACCCGCGAGTGGGAAAAAGACGGTATCAAGCGCTACACCACCGAGATCATTGTCGACATGCAGGGCACCATGCAGCTGCTGGGCGGCCGTCCACAGGGCGACCAGCAGGGCCAGGGCGGCATGTCCAACTCGGCACCGCGTCCTCAGCAGTCCCGTCCTGCGCCGCAACCGCAGCGTGAGTCGCGTCCGGCACCACAGCAGGCCGCTCCGCAGCCGGCACCGGACTTCGACAGCTTCGATGACGATATTCCGTTCTGA
- a CDS encoding MFS transporter — MHDPHSERMSGSETRAASGLALVFAFRMLGMFMVLPVLATYGMDLAGATPALIGLAIGAYGLTQAIFQIPFGIISDRIGRRPVIYLGLIVFALGSVLAANADSIWGVIAGRILQGAGAISAAVMALLSDLTREQHRTKAMAMIGMTIGVSFAVAMVVGPLLTRSFGLSGLFLATGGMALVGILIIAFMVPRATGPLQHRESGVARQALIPTLKHPDLLRLDLGIFVLHAMLMSSFVALPLALVEKAGLPKDQHWWVYLTALLISFFAMIPFIIYGEKKRKMKRVLLGAVSTLLLTELFFWEFGDSLRALVIGTVVFFTAFNLLEASLPSLISKVSPAGGKGTAMGVYSTSQFLGSALGGILGGWLFQHGGLSVVFLGGAGLAALWLAFAVTMREPPYVTSLRLPLSPEAIREAGLVERLKAVVGVTDAVVVAEEAAIYIKLDTELLDRTTLEQLVNPAPSAREA, encoded by the coding sequence ATGCACGATCCCCACAGCGAACGCATGAGCGGCAGCGAGACCCGCGCAGCAAGCGGCCTGGCCCTGGTGTTCGCCTTCCGTATGCTTGGCATGTTTATGGTACTGCCGGTCCTGGCAACCTATGGAATGGATCTCGCAGGAGCGACCCCGGCCCTGATCGGCCTGGCCATTGGTGCCTATGGCCTGACCCAGGCGATTTTCCAGATTCCCTTCGGGATCATTTCCGATCGCATCGGGCGCCGCCCGGTGATCTACCTGGGGCTGATCGTGTTCGCCCTGGGCAGCGTGCTGGCGGCTAATGCCGACTCGATCTGGGGCGTGATCGCCGGCCGGATCCTGCAGGGCGCCGGGGCGATTTCCGCAGCGGTGATGGCGTTGCTCTCGGACCTGACCCGGGAACAGCATCGGACCAAGGCCATGGCCATGATCGGCATGACCATCGGCGTCTCCTTTGCCGTCGCCATGGTGGTCGGCCCGCTGCTGACCCGCAGCTTCGGCTTGTCCGGGCTGTTCCTGGCCACCGGTGGCATGGCCCTGGTGGGGATCCTGATCATTGCCTTCATGGTGCCGCGCGCCACCGGGCCCCTGCAGCACCGCGAGTCCGGAGTGGCGCGTCAGGCGCTGATTCCCACCCTCAAGCATCCGGACCTGCTGCGCCTGGACCTGGGGATCTTCGTGTTGCACGCGATGCTCATGTCGAGCTTCGTTGCCTTGCCCCTGGCGCTGGTGGAAAAAGCCGGCTTGCCCAAAGACCAGCATTGGTGGGTGTACCTCACCGCACTGCTGATCTCCTTCTTCGCCATGATCCCGTTCATCATCTACGGCGAGAAGAAACGCAAAATGAAACGAGTTCTGTTGGGCGCGGTCAGTACGCTGCTGCTCACCGAGCTATTCTTCTGGGAGTTCGGCGACAGTTTGCGGGCGTTGGTGATCGGCACCGTGGTGTTCTTCACCGCGTTCAACCTGCTGGAAGCGTCCTTGCCGTCGCTGATCAGCAAGGTGTCGCCAGCAGGCGGCAAGGGCACGGCGATGGGGGTGTATTCCACCAGCCAGTTCCTCGGTTCGGCACTGGGCGGCATCCTCGGCGGCTGGTTGTTCCAGCATGGCGGTTTGTCGGTTGTGTTCCTTGGAGGGGCAGGTCTGGCTGCACTCTGGCTGGCCTTTGCTGTTACCATGCGCGAGCCCCCGTATGTGACGAGCCTGCGCTTGCCGTTATCGCCCGAAGCGATCCGCGAAGCCGGCCTGGTCGAGCGCCTGAAGGCCGTTGTTGGGGTAACAGATGCCGTAGTGGTGGCCGAAGAAGCCGCCATTTACATCAAATTGGACACCGAATTATTGGATCGCACGACCCTCGAGCAGCTGGTCAATCCAGCGCCGTCGGCGCGCGAAGCCTAG